Proteins co-encoded in one Sus scrofa isolate TJ Tabasco breed Duroc chromosome 14, Sscrofa11.1, whole genome shotgun sequence genomic window:
- the DRG1 gene encoding developmentally-regulated GTP-binding protein 1 yields the protein MSSTLAKIAEIEAEMARTQKNKATAHHLGLLKARLAKLRRELITPKGGGGGGPGEGFDVAKTGDARIGFVGFPSVGKSTLLSNLAGVYSEVAAYEFTTLTTVPGVIRYKGAKIQLLDLPGIIEGAKDGKGRGRQVIAVARTCNLILIVLDVLKPLGHKKIIENELEGFGIRLNSKPPNIGFKKKDKGGINLTTTCPQSELDAETVKSILAEYKIHNADVTLRSDATADDLIDVVEGNRVYIPCIYVLNKIDQISIEELDIIYKVPHCVPISAHHRWNFDDLLEKIWDYLKLVRIYTKPKGQLPDYTSPVVLPYSRTTVEDFCMKIHKNLIKEFKYALVWGLSVKHNPQKVGKDHTLEDEDVIQIVKK from the exons ATGGCTCGGACTCAAAAGAACAAGGCCACAGCACACCACCTAGGGCTGCTTAAGGCTCGCCTTGCTAAGCTTCGCAGGGAACTCATTACTCcaaaaggtggtggtggtggtgggccaGGAGAag gatttgatgttgccaaGACAGGTGATGCTCGGATTGGGTTTGTGGGTTTTCCATCTGTGGGGAAGTCAACATTGCTCAGTAACCTGGCGGGGGTATATTCTGAGGTGGCAGCCTATGAGTTCACTACTCTGACCACAGTGCCTGGTGTCATCAGATATAAAGGTGCCAAGATCCAG CTTCTGGATCTCCCCGGTATCATTGAAGGTGCCAAGGATGGGAAAGGTAGAGGCCGTCAAGTCATTGCAG tgGCCAGAACGTGTAACTTGATCTTGATTGTTCTGGATGTCCTGAAACCTTTGGGACATAAGAAGATAATTGAAAATGAGCTGGAAGGCTTTGGCATTCGCTTGAACAGCAAACCTCCCAACATTGGCTTTAAGAAGAAGGATAAGGGAGGCATTAATCTCACGACTACG TGCCCTCAGAGTGAGCTGGATGCTGAAACTGTAAAGAGCATTCTGGCTGAATACAAAATCCATAATGCTGATGTGACTCTGCGTAGTGATGCCACAGCAGATGACCTCATTGATGTGGTGGAAGGAAACAG AGTTTATATCCCTTGTATCTATGTGTTAAATAAGATCGATCAGATCTCCATTGAGGAATTGGATATCATCTATAAGGTGCCTCACTGTGTACCCATCTCTGCCCATCACCGCTGGAATTTTGATGACCTCTTGGAAAAGATCTGGGATTATCTGAAACTAGTGAGGAT TTACACCAAACCCAAAGGCCAGTTGCCAGATTACACATCCCCAGTGGTGTTGCCTTACTCCAGGACCACGGTGGAGGATTTCTGCATGAAGATTCACAAAAATCTTATCAAGGAATTTAAATA CGCTCTGGTGTGGGGTCTTTCTGTGAAACACAATCCTCAAAAAGTGGGTAAAGACCATACGTTGGAGGACGAGGATGTCATTCAGATTGTGAAGAAGTGA